Proteins co-encoded in one Aquincola tertiaricarbonis genomic window:
- a CDS encoding FAD-binding oxidoreductase, with the protein MPIVTLANSKQYEAPSGTSLLDAALAAGLVLEHSCKTGRCSSCKARVVRGHTAALRAEEVLSAAESAQGWILTCARQALDDVAIDIEDLGDLADYPARTWPARIQQIERVLDDVIKVTLRLPPTAKLRYLPGQYINVLGPGGLKRAYSIANAAPGSVGPIELHIRAVEGGAMSTYWFGGAKVDDLVRLHGPLGTFFLREAVGEHVVFLATGTGIAPVKAMLEQLAATPTEKRPKSLTVYWGCRHPHEHYWAPADDALAVRFVPVASRPPEAWLGARGHVQDVFMADAPDLSRTWVYACGSNDMIESAQRQLLDAGLPARRFHSDAFVVSG; encoded by the coding sequence ATGCCCATTGTGACCTTGGCCAACAGCAAGCAGTACGAAGCGCCGTCAGGCACTTCGCTGTTGGATGCTGCACTGGCCGCAGGCCTGGTGCTCGAGCACAGCTGCAAGACCGGCCGTTGCAGTTCGTGCAAGGCACGGGTAGTCAGAGGGCACACCGCGGCGCTTCGCGCAGAAGAAGTGCTGAGCGCCGCTGAGTCAGCGCAAGGCTGGATCCTGACTTGCGCCCGCCAAGCGTTGGATGACGTGGCCATCGACATCGAAGACCTCGGTGACTTGGCTGACTATCCCGCACGCACATGGCCTGCGCGAATCCAGCAGATCGAACGCGTGCTGGATGACGTCATCAAGGTCACGCTGCGACTGCCACCGACCGCCAAGCTGCGCTACTTGCCAGGTCAGTACATCAACGTGCTCGGCCCGGGTGGCCTCAAGCGCGCTTACTCCATCGCCAACGCGGCGCCCGGCTCCGTCGGTCCCATCGAGTTGCACATCCGGGCCGTCGAAGGCGGCGCGATGAGCACCTATTGGTTCGGCGGCGCCAAGGTCGACGACTTGGTGCGCCTGCATGGACCGCTTGGCACCTTCTTCCTGCGTGAGGCCGTGGGAGAGCACGTGGTGTTTTTGGCGACCGGAACAGGCATCGCGCCCGTGAAGGCGATGCTCGAGCAACTGGCCGCGACTCCGACAGAAAAGCGCCCGAAGTCCCTCACGGTGTATTGGGGTTGCCGACATCCGCACGAGCACTATTGGGCACCTGCTGACGACGCCCTGGCTGTTCGGTTCGTACCGGTGGCTTCGCGACCGCCAGAAGCCTGGCTTGGCGCGCGGGGGCACGTCCAGGATGTCTTCATGGCCGATGCACCTGACCTGAGCCGTACTTGGGTCTACGCCTGCGGCTCCAACGACATGATCGAAAGCGCCCAGCGCCAACTACTGGACGCCGGGCTGCCGGCCCGCCGCTTCCACTCGGACGCGTTCGTCGTTTCTGGCTGA
- a CDS encoding SLBB domain-containing protein: MTELIPRRQPAWRAPMGALVAAISLAFTGLSSQAQVQTTQMLQQYQSGQSNAQQQQQQQQQSINTGNDASGQDSGGPVRLRQSNSSQINNNQNGGFSNRNAREQDKPYRPGEFELFVNKLANTLPVLTPDGKITLDDTSVRRFGAELVTPELAGDYAADFMPQVPQDYLITPGDEIALTIWGSVDADLRLTVDRAGRLNIPRVGSVLVAGVRYGDLPSLLNQRVAQVFRNFQLSVSLGQLRSIRIYVTGFTTKPGSYTVSSLSTVVNGLMRAGGPSAAGTFRNIELRRAGKLVSTLDLYDLLIKGDRSGDRVLQPEDVIHIGAVGTQTAVIGSVNKPAIFELKKGETVDDVLRMAGGLTAVADRGRLSVERLDERIGARVAQLRLPEDLKQTPANGDVLRAFSAVEATLPQDKQNKRVRIEGEVARPGDYILPPNSSITDAIRVAGGLTPNAYVFGTEFSRESVQKTQQENYERALRDLETEFAKKTSTQRALTADEATAQATQSTGASRLIERLRAVRPTGRIVLQLDPNAAQLPELVVENGDRIYVPAVPTTVGVFGSVFNGGSYLYSGDRKVTDYVKLAGGPTRGADDGSAFVLRANGSVVSARQSSGFFSGGDLNVPALPGDTVFVPEELNKTTFIQAAKEWTQILYQFGLGAAALQTLKN; the protein is encoded by the coding sequence ATGACCGAATTGATCCCGCGCCGTCAGCCTGCCTGGCGCGCGCCGATGGGCGCCCTGGTGGCGGCCATCTCCCTGGCCTTCACCGGGTTGAGCAGCCAGGCGCAGGTGCAGACCACGCAAATGCTGCAGCAGTACCAGAGCGGCCAGAGCAATGCGCAGCAGCAACAGCAGCAGCAGCAGCAGTCGATCAACACCGGCAACGATGCCAGTGGCCAGGACAGCGGCGGCCCGGTGCGCCTGCGGCAGAGCAATTCGTCGCAAATCAACAACAACCAGAACGGCGGATTCAGCAACCGCAACGCCCGCGAGCAGGACAAGCCCTATCGCCCGGGTGAGTTCGAGCTGTTCGTCAACAAGCTGGCCAACACGCTGCCAGTGCTCACGCCGGACGGCAAGATCACGCTGGACGACACCTCGGTGCGCCGCTTCGGTGCGGAGCTGGTGACGCCCGAGCTGGCCGGCGACTACGCCGCCGACTTCATGCCCCAGGTGCCGCAGGACTACCTGATCACCCCAGGCGACGAGATCGCACTCACCATCTGGGGCTCGGTGGATGCCGACCTGCGGCTGACGGTGGACCGCGCCGGCCGGCTGAACATTCCGCGCGTGGGCTCGGTGCTGGTGGCAGGTGTACGCTATGGCGACCTGCCCTCCCTGCTCAACCAGCGGGTGGCCCAGGTGTTCCGCAACTTCCAGCTCAGCGTGTCGCTGGGGCAGCTGCGCAGCATCCGCATCTATGTCACCGGGTTCACCACCAAGCCGGGTTCGTACACCGTCAGCAGCCTGTCGACCGTGGTCAACGGCCTGATGCGCGCGGGCGGCCCCTCGGCGGCCGGCACCTTCCGCAACATCGAGCTGCGCCGCGCCGGCAAGCTGGTGAGCACGCTGGACCTGTACGACCTGCTGATCAAGGGCGACCGATCTGGCGACCGGGTGCTGCAGCCCGAAGACGTGATTCACATCGGCGCCGTGGGCACGCAAACCGCCGTGATTGGCAGCGTCAACAAGCCCGCCATCTTCGAGCTGAAGAAGGGCGAAACGGTGGACGACGTGCTGCGCATGGCCGGCGGCCTGACGGCCGTGGCCGACCGCGGCCGCCTATCGGTGGAGCGTCTGGACGAACGCATCGGCGCCCGCGTGGCCCAGCTGCGCCTGCCCGAAGACCTGAAGCAGACGCCCGCCAACGGCGACGTGCTGCGCGCCTTCAGCGCGGTGGAAGCCACCCTGCCCCAGGACAAGCAGAACAAGCGCGTGCGCATCGAGGGTGAAGTGGCCCGACCGGGTGACTACATCCTGCCGCCCAACAGCTCCATCACCGACGCGATCCGCGTGGCGGGCGGGCTGACGCCGAATGCCTATGTGTTTGGCACCGAGTTCTCGCGGGAGAGCGTGCAGAAGACGCAGCAGGAGAACTATGAGCGGGCGCTGCGGGATCTGGAGACGGAGTTCGCGAAGAAGACCAGCACGCAGCGGGCGCTGACGGCGGACGAGGCGACTGCCCAGGCGACCCAGAGCACAGGCGCCTCGCGCCTGATCGAGCGGCTGCGAGCGGTGCGACCGACCGGTCGCATCGTGCTGCAGTTGGACCCGAACGCAGCGCAACTGCCTGAGCTGGTGGTGGAAAACGGCGATCGCATCTACGTGCCCGCAGTACCCACCACCGTCGGCGTGTTCGGCAGCGTGTTCAATGGGGGCAGTTACCTCTACAGCGGCGATCGCAAGGTGACGGACTACGTGAAACTGGCTGGGGGCCCAACCCGCGGTGCAGATGACGGCAGCGCCTTCGTGCTGCGGGCCAACGGCAGCGTGGTGAGCGCTCGGCAAAGCAGCGGCTTCTTCTCGGGCGGGGACTTGAACGTTCCCGCCTTACCGGGCGATACCGTGTTCGTGCCGGAGGAACTGAACAAGACCACGTTCATCCAGGCGGCCAAGGAATGGACGCAGATCCTTTACCAGTTTGGTCTGGGCGCGGCTGCGTTGCAGACGCTGAAGAATTGA
- a CDS encoding GumC family protein: protein MGDNMQTQDARTVWPSEDHHNEADDIGALELGIILKSRWKVLVFVPILAGAIAYGGAHLIAPTFTAQTTFLPPQQQQSSAASALASLGALAGLTGGAGVKTPADQYVAFMQSATVSDRIIERFDLMQVYESKLRTDARKTLAEKANISVGKKDGLISVTVDDEDPQRAAAIANAYVEELRRLSASLAVTEAQQRRVFFEQQLAQTKERLTAAQRALEASGFTEGALRSEPKSAAESYARLQAEVTAAEVRLQTMRSAYNENAPEFRTAQDRLAALRSQLAKTEKVRRNSDDNDYVGKYREFKYQETLFDLFARQYELARVDESREGALIQVVDAATPPERRSKPKRSMIAAGTAVAVGLLLAVIVLFRHISRLTPISPQRAERLAALKASLRSSRAI, encoded by the coding sequence ATGGGCGACAACATGCAAACACAAGACGCCCGCACTGTTTGGCCAAGCGAGGATCACCATAACGAAGCTGATGACATCGGAGCGCTTGAGCTCGGCATCATTTTGAAGTCACGCTGGAAGGTGTTGGTCTTCGTGCCAATCCTTGCTGGCGCCATCGCCTACGGCGGAGCACACCTCATTGCGCCGACCTTCACCGCTCAGACTACCTTTCTCCCCCCGCAGCAGCAGCAGAGCTCTGCGGCTTCAGCTCTCGCGTCGTTGGGAGCGCTCGCTGGATTGACTGGTGGTGCCGGTGTCAAGACGCCGGCCGACCAGTATGTTGCATTCATGCAGAGCGCTACTGTTTCCGACCGCATCATCGAGCGCTTCGATTTGATGCAGGTGTATGAGTCAAAGCTGAGGACTGATGCCCGGAAAACCCTGGCAGAGAAAGCAAACATCAGCGTTGGCAAAAAAGATGGTCTGATTTCTGTCACCGTGGATGACGAGGACCCTCAACGTGCCGCAGCCATTGCAAACGCCTACGTCGAAGAACTCCGCCGCCTATCAGCTTCTCTCGCAGTCACCGAAGCGCAGCAGCGCCGGGTGTTTTTTGAGCAGCAGTTGGCTCAGACAAAGGAACGCCTGACCGCTGCTCAGCGTGCGTTGGAGGCCAGCGGCTTCACTGAAGGGGCGCTGCGTTCTGAACCGAAGTCCGCCGCTGAGTCGTACGCCCGGTTGCAAGCGGAGGTCACAGCGGCCGAAGTTCGGTTGCAGACCATGCGCAGCGCCTACAACGAGAATGCGCCGGAGTTTCGAACAGCGCAAGATCGCCTTGCTGCCTTGCGCTCGCAACTGGCGAAAACAGAGAAGGTGCGCAGAAACAGCGACGACAACGACTATGTCGGCAAATACCGCGAGTTCAAGTATCAGGAGACGCTGTTCGATCTGTTTGCGCGCCAATACGAGCTGGCTCGCGTTGACGAAAGCCGCGAAGGTGCGCTAATTCAAGTGGTGGATGCAGCCACGCCGCCGGAGCGTCGGAGCAAACCCAAGCGCAGCATGATTGCGGCGGGCACTGCCGTGGCCGTCGGTTTGTTGCTCGCAGTGATCGTGCTGTTCCGCCATATTTCTCGCCTGACGCCGATTTCGCCTCAAAGGGCCGAGCGCCTGGCAGCGCTGAAGGCGTCGCTTCGTTCCAGCCGAGCCATCTGA